The following coding sequences are from one Hymenobacter sp. DG25A window:
- a CDS encoding universal stress protein, giving the protein MGPNLVVLTDFSESSRQALAYAAALAQPLQSKVVLLHLYQDVLLDPEYVMIPAAAAIRSQRETRNALEKMAEELPVPAAVELSVNTLAETLADAIARYHPLVLICGRAATPDFLDQLLGDQALPVLRHLRYPLLMVPEGSPMPGTPTRVALAADGEPFTFRDNAMDMHPLWEALRATFSVLHVETEEQYDRARTAVNSLRHNHLVKDLSPDSLYTVHHTSPATGILQAAADTQAELLVLMARERSLLGGLFHRSVTAQVLQRSPVPVLVLPVM; this is encoded by the coding sequence ATGGGACCTAATCTGGTAGTACTAACTGATTTTTCCGAGTCCTCGCGGCAGGCCTTGGCTTATGCAGCGGCCCTGGCGCAGCCGCTGCAAAGCAAGGTAGTGCTGCTGCATCTGTATCAGGATGTGCTGCTGGATCCGGAGTACGTCATGATTCCGGCCGCCGCGGCCATCCGCAGCCAGCGGGAAACGCGCAACGCCCTGGAGAAGATGGCGGAAGAGCTGCCTGTGCCGGCTGCGGTGGAGCTTTCGGTGAACACCCTGGCCGAAACCCTGGCCGATGCCATTGCGCGCTACCACCCGCTGGTGCTGATATGCGGCCGCGCCGCCACCCCCGATTTCCTGGATCAGCTGCTGGGCGACCAAGCCCTGCCCGTACTGCGCCACCTGCGCTACCCGCTGCTAATGGTGCCCGAGGGCTCCCCGATGCCGGGCACGCCCACCCGCGTAGCGCTGGCCGCCGATGGTGAGCCGTTTACCTTCCGGGATAATGCCATGGATATGCACCCCCTTTGGGAGGCACTGCGCGCCACCTTTTCCGTGCTGCACGTAGAAACCGAGGAGCAGTATGACCGCGCCCGCACCGCCGTCAACTCATTGCGGCACAACCACCTAGTAAAGGATTTGTCGCCGGATAGCCTGTACACCGTGCACCATACCAGCCCGGCCACCGGTATTCTGCAGGCCGCCGCCGATACCCAGGCCGAGCTGCTGGTTCTTATGGCCCGGGAAAGAAGCCTGCTGGGTGGCCTGTTTCACCGGAGCGTAACGGCCCAGGTGTTGCAGCGCAGCCCCGTGCCGGTATTGGTGCTGCCGGTTATGTGA